In bacterium, the following are encoded in one genomic region:
- a CDS encoding 3'-5' exonuclease has translation MRRSSPTTSPAATEPAAPGPAPDAPFTALDFETADYGADSACALALVRVEGVRIVSRDLFMIRPPRSRFAFTHIHGITWDHVRREPTFAELWPEIEAKLAGAAFLAAHNAPFDRGVLAACCALAGHAPPSLDFLCTVRLARRAWRLPRANLPAVCAHLGIELNHHDPASDAEACARIAIAARTEGIALGLPSPPRRKPSR, from the coding sequence ATGCGCAGATCATCGCCGACTACCTCGCCGGCCGCTACTGAGCCGGCGGCGCCGGGCCCGGCCCCGGACGCGCCCTTCACCGCCCTCGACTTCGAGACGGCGGACTACGGCGCCGACAGCGCCTGCGCGCTCGCGCTCGTGCGCGTCGAGGGGGTGCGGATCGTCTCGCGCGACCTGTTCATGATCCGCCCGCCGCGCTCGCGCTTCGCGTTCACCCACATCCACGGCATCACGTGGGACCACGTGCGCCGCGAGCCGACGTTCGCCGAGCTCTGGCCGGAGATCGAGGCGAAGCTGGCGGGGGCGGCCTTCCTCGCGGCGCACAACGCCCCCTTCGACCGCGGGGTGCTCGCCGCCTGCTGCGCGCTCGCCGGCCACGCCCCGCCGTCGCTGGACTTCCTCTGCACGGTGCGCCTGGCGCGGCGCGCGTGGCGGCTCCCCCGCGCCAACCTGCCGGCGGTCTGCGCCCACCTCGGCATCGAGCTGAACCACCACGATCCGGCCTCGGACGCGGAGGCCTGCGCGAGGATCGCCATCGCGGCGCGCACGGAGGGGATTGCGCTCGGTCTGCCGTCGCCGCCGCGGCGGAAGCCGTCCCGCTGA
- a CDS encoding peptidyl-prolyl cis-trans isomerase, protein MRMRSLLPSFAALAVTALLAAPAGAVVVDGIAAVVNGEIVTIFELEKAGQPQLEERLRSVPPAGQEQARRELLRPLLEQLVLERLQGQRARELGIQVSPQEVDAAIEAIRRENSWSEELLDRLLRERGLSREDYRREIQSQIRLQKVVRQEIGARTTASDAEVEAYFTEHLQEWRRPEKIRVRHLLVPLPADPTPAEVEAAAAKAAALRARVAAGADFADLVRAENPGAAPGVDPISGEIARGELFPALEATAFALPVGGVSDPVRGPAGFHLVQVAEKTPAYEPTLAEMRSSIEVKLIERKSRERFGGWLKQLRDSALVEIRY, encoded by the coding sequence ATGCGCATGCGGTCCCTGCTCCCGTCCTTCGCGGCGCTCGCCGTCACCGCCCTGCTCGCGGCCCCCGCGGGCGCCGTGGTGGTCGACGGCATCGCCGCGGTGGTCAACGGCGAGATCGTCACCATCTTCGAGCTGGAAAAGGCCGGCCAGCCCCAGCTCGAGGAGCGGCTGCGCTCGGTGCCGCCCGCCGGGCAGGAGCAGGCGCGGCGGGAGCTGCTGCGACCGCTGCTCGAGCAGCTCGTCCTCGAGAGGCTGCAGGGGCAACGCGCGCGCGAGCTTGGTATCCAGGTCTCGCCGCAGGAGGTCGACGCCGCGATCGAGGCCATCCGGCGGGAGAACTCCTGGTCGGAGGAGTTGCTCGACCGCCTGCTGCGGGAGCGGGGGTTGAGCCGCGAGGACTACCGCCGGGAGATCCAGAGCCAGATCCGGCTCCAGAAAGTCGTGCGCCAGGAGATCGGCGCGCGCACCACGGCCTCGGACGCGGAGGTGGAGGCCTACTTCACGGAGCACCTCCAGGAGTGGCGCCGGCCCGAGAAGATCCGGGTGCGCCACCTGCTGGTGCCGCTCCCCGCCGACCCCACGCCGGCGGAGGTCGAGGCGGCCGCGGCAAAGGCCGCCGCGCTGCGCGCCAGGGTCGCCGCCGGCGCCGACTTCGCCGACCTGGTGCGCGCCGAGAACCCCGGGGCCGCCCCCGGCGTCGACCCGATCTCGGGGGAGATCGCCCGCGGGGAGCTCTTCCCCGCCCTGGAGGCGACGGCCTTCGCGCTCCCCGTCGGCGGCGTCAGCGACCCCGTCCGCGGCCCGGCCGGGTTCCACCTCGTCCAGGTCGCCGAGAAGACGCCCGCCTATGAGCCGACGCTCGCGGAAATGCGCTCGAGCATCGAGGTGAAGCTCATCGAGCGCAAGAGCCGCGAGCGGTTCGGCGGCTGGCTCAAGCAGCTCCGCGACTCCGCCCTCGTCGAAATCCGTTACTAG